TGTGAGTATCTCGGCTCATGGAGATCAAGATATTACTATCAAAATCTTCTTGAAAAATGATAATTTACTATTCTCGGATGAACTCACTAATGTCACAGTTTCTCATCCATTTACGCTAATATCTGCAACTCCAGTGCCTTCTAAAATAACTCCAGGTGATAATGAAACTTTGTGTATAGTTATAAAAACGCCAATGTGTAATTATGCAGGATCTGTTGATATTATATTATATGTTACTAAAGCATAAAATCATTTGCTAAGATACTTTTCTTTCAGATATTTTATCAAATACCCAGGATTATATGCGTCTCCAAATGACTTTTCAAGGAGAACTTTTGGAGGATATATTGCACCGTATTTGTGGATCTTTTCTTTCAAGTAGTCTTTTATTTCATTAAACTTCCTTTCCTTAACCTTTTCTAACACGTTGAATTTTGCATATATCATTCCTGCAACTACGTTACCTATCGTATAAGTAGGGAAGTAACCGAAACTCCCACCGCTCCAGTGCACGTCTTGTAAGACTCCTTCTGCATCGTTCTTAGGCCTTATTCCTAAATACTTTTCGCTTAATTCGTTCCATAATGAAGGTATTTCTTCAACTTTTAATTCATCGGCAATTAATTTCTTCTCTATCTCATATCTGATTGCTATATGGAGATTATAAGTGACTTCGTCTGCATCAACTCTTATTAAACTAGGTCTTACAACGTTAAAATATTTGTAAATTTCTTCCTCATCATACTTTAAGTCAAGGAATCTCTTTAAGAGGGGATAAACAATACTAACGAATTCCCTACTTCTACCTATTATGTTTTCCCAAAACCTTGACTGAGATTCGTGAATTCCTGAGGAAACTCCTTTACCTACTGGGGTCATCTCAAGATTGGGGTCAATTTGTAACTCATACATAGCATGTCCGCTTTCATGAATTACTGAAAACATTGTAGCCCTAAAGTCTTTTCCTTCGTACCTAGTTGTAATTCTAACATCTCCTGCTGAAATCCTCTGAGTAAATGGATGGGGAGAAATATCTAGTCTAAACTTACTTCTCGGCATTTCTAGGATATTTATAATTTCTTCATTAACTTTCTTCATTACTTCTACATCATAAGCCATATCCTCTAAAGGGTGGTGATTAGGATAATATCCAGAGGATAAAATTTTCTCCAGTATGTATTTCAATTCTGGGAGTAACGAAGAAAATATTTTGTCAGTGTCGTCTATAGTTAATCCTTCTTCATATAGGTCAAGTAATGCGTTATAAGGATGTTTTTCGTAACCTAGACTTTCTGCGATCTTTCTTTCTAGTTCTACGATTTTCTCTAGATAGGGTTTAAATATTGAGAAATTTTCCTCATTCTTTGCTTTCGACCAAGATATGAAAGCGTCAGAAGTTAATCTAGCTAACTCTTCGTCAATCTCCTTAGGTACTGCTCTGTAATATTTTATTTCCCTCCTTAACACACGGACTATTCCTTTCTCTTTGTCTTCCAATTTGTTATCATCAATTTTATCAACATTGTCTGCAAATTTCATCATCTCGTTCCTTCTTAACGTGAGGATCTGTGCAGTAGCTTCTCCTCTGTATTTTGAACCTTCTTGAGGCATGTAAGTCTCAAGATCCCAACCCATTAAAGCTAGTGCATGATCTAAAGCCCAAACTTTTTTGTATTCTTCAAGAATATCTTCAAGCATAAATTGAATATTAAAGCAAGGTATAAAAATGCTAGTTTTTCTTTCACTTTATGGAAAATGCTGTTGTTGTAGTTGTGGGAGCAGATAAGCCAGGCATAGTTGCGGGAATCTCTTCAAAGTTAGCTGAAGAAAATGTAAACATAGTAGATATTTCTCAGACTGTTTTAAGGGGAATATTTGCAATGATTATGCTTGTTGATATTTCTAAGAGTAAAATTCCTCTATCAGAAATTAGGAAAGAATTGCAACAGAAGGGAAAAGAGCTTAACGTGGAAGTTTTAGTTTACCATGAGGAAGTTTTTAAGTATATGGAGAGGATTTGAATGAAATATTCTGCAGATGAAATAATTGAAGTTATTAGAATGTTAAGTGAGGAAGATTTAGACATAAGATCCGTGACGCTGAGTATAAATACCCTACCTTTCTTATCAGACGATATTAATAGAGTTTTAGAGAAATTTGAATCTCTTAATACAATTCTAGAAAAGTTTTCTTCTACAGTGGACCAAGTAAGTGAAAAATTTGGAGTTAAAATAGTTACAAAGAGAGTTTCAATTTCTCCTGTGCAATATTTTCTTGAAGTAACTGGCGAAAGCGGTGGAATAAAAATAGGCGAAAAACTTGAGAAACTTGCGGAAAATAACAAAATTGATTACATAAGTGGTTATTCAGCATTCGCTGACAGAGGGTTTACTAAAGGTTCGTTAGCTGTAATGAATACTTTAGCCGAAGTTATGAACTCTACAGCTAAGCTAACTGGAATGATTAATGCCGCCTCAACATTCTCTGGCGTAAATTCAGAAGCTGTAAGGAAGTTCGTTGATCAGATTTTTAGTATGAAGCCAGAAGCGTCTTCCAGAGTTTCCATACTATCAAATGTTCCTCCTGACAGCCCTTTTGTTCCTTCAGCACATCATGGTATAGGAATGCCAGATATGATGATAAACGTTGCTGTAAGTGGTCCAGGAGTAATAGAGAACGCTATAAGGAGGAGTTCTCCTTCTTCATTAGATGAGTTACACGATGTGATAAGAAGGTCTGCGTTTAAAATAAGTAGATTAGGAGAATTAATAGGTAGTGCAGTATCAAGAGAGATGGGAGTAGCTTTCGGTTCTGTAGATCTTTCTTTAGCTCCTTCTCCTAAGGTCGGAGATAGTGTAGCAGGAATAATTGAAGCTATGGGTATAGAAAAAATGGGTGGACACGGAAGCTTATCTGCCTTAGCAATTTTAATGGATGCGATAAAGAAGGGAGGATCTATGGCTACTTCTCACGTAGGAGGATTGAGCTCTGCATTTATCCCAGTAAGTGAGGATTCAATAATGGCAGAGAGAGCATTGGAAGGTTACGTAGATTTCTTTACTCTGCTTGCATTGTCTTCTGTTTGTAACAGCGGTATTGACATGGTCGGAGTAAGTAAAAAACAAGGCAGAGATAAGGTTGTAGGTCTAATTATGGATGTACTTTCTTTGGGCATAACTTTAAACAAGATTCTTGGAGTTAGAGTAATTCCAGTAGATAGTGAGCCTGGAACTATAATAGATTTAGGAGGGCTTTTAGGTAAAGTTGTTGTAATGAGGCTAAAGGGTGTAAATGTGGAAAGGTTTACTTCGCTTAATGGATTTATACCTAATACGATAAAAAGGCTGGAAACGGGTTAGAAATGTTTAATTATCATAAAGACTAAGGTATTAGTGATGAGGAGTATAAAAATTTCAATTCCAGTATCTCTTGTTACTTGGTGGCTTCCTTTGGTTGGCGGTGCAATAATAGGCTTCATTTCTGGAACTGTAGAGAAAAAGATCGCTTCTGCGGTGATTAGCGTAGGAATAACTTCAGCAATTGCTTCAGCGTTTTACATTTTACTAGGTTTTAAGGTTTTTTATGTTCCGCTTTTAGGTAATCTTTTGCCAGTAATTCTGGTTATCTCTTCTGCAGTTAACTCAGCGTTGGCAATATTCGTCGCTTATTTTATATCAACTAAAATGATAAGATCTACTTTTGAAGGCAATAACGCTAAGATAGAGTTCTATGCAAAAGATCAAGATGAAATAAATGAAAAATTGAACGAAATAGCGACTCAATGCAGCGATCCTGTATATTCGTTCCGTGGTGAAAATGAAGTGGAGGTTACAAGAAAATGTAACGGCTTTACTATGAAATATATTATTAGGAAAGAAGGAAAATTGTTTAAGGTAACTTTATTCATAAATGGGGATCAGTAAGCTTTAATTCTTTCAATATATCTCTTATACTCTTCAGTAGTTTTATTCCAATCGTATTTCAAAGATTCCTCATAACTTTTTCTAGATAATTCTTTCATTACATTATCGTCACTCGTCAAATAATCAATGTATTTAGCAATTGTCTCAGTATCCTTATAAGGAACTATGAAACCATTAATATCATTTTTTATTATTTCAGGCAATGATCCCGTGGAATAGGCTACTGCAGGTGTTCCGCAAGAATTTGCCTCTACTATCGTCATTCCCCAGCCTTCGATAAAAGATGTAGATAGTATCACCCAAGATTTCTTGTAAAGATCAATCTTTGTTTTCTCATCTATTTTCCCTAAGTAGTATATCCCTTCCTTTTTTGCAATTTCGCCAAACTCTGCAGAAAGCTCTCCTCCGCCGGCTACAACGAATTTTACGTTCCTGTTTTTTACTCTCCTTTTCACTTCAATTACATCAAATGGATTCTTGTATTTCATCATTCTTCCAATCCAAAAAACTATTGGTTTTTCACTCTTTTCTCCAGGCTTGAACTTTTCATGATCCACTCCATTGTATATTACGGTTATTCTTCTTTCATCTACCTTCAATTTCTTTATCAAGTCTTGTTTAGTAGTATTAGAAACTGAAATTATGTATTTATAATTCCTTATTCTTCTCTCTGCAACTCTTACAGCCTCAGCTAAAAAAGGATTTAATTCGAATTTTACTACATCTTGATGAACGTGGTGAACTAAGGCTATTGCCTTCTTATTTACTAAGTAGGAGAAAAAAGGTACTGCATGAGCTATACTATCTATTACTATTTCGTGATTTTTAGCTTCCTTTAGCGAATAAAGATGTAAAGTAAATTTATTTCCCTTTCTGATAATTTTTATCCCATTTAGGTATTCTACTTTAGGTCTTCCTTTAACTTCCTCAGCCAACCATGTAACTCCTTCTAGTCTCTTTCCTATCTCATAGATTACGTTTTCAGCTCCCCCTGCGTTAGGATGATAGAGATCTCTATGATTTATGAAGATAATGTCCACAGAACTGTTTTAATCTTGTAAATTTTATCTTCTTTGTATGATATCTTTAATACTCTCGGAAGAAAACCCAACTTTACCAAACGATATTAAGCTAGTATTTGAGGACGTTAAAGTATTTTACATGAAGTATTATCCGGGTCATGGGATTAGGAAAGACGAACAAGACAGAATGTACAAGGAATTATCTTTAATAAAGAGCGAAGTTGAGAAAGGTGATGCAATAATCTACGCAAGGTCTTACGGAGTATTTTACAGAGATGGTATGAGTAAACTAAAGAAATTCTTTTCCAGGCCTGTAGTTATCTCTACAGAGGCTATAATAGATAGGCTAAGAGAATTAGGCGCAAAGAAAGTTTATGTAGTAACTCCTTATAATCAAAGGAGACATGATTATGAAATAAAGTGGATTCAAGGCTTCGGTTTTCAAGTAGTGGGATCAATTGCTTTAGGTAGAACTGGAGGTCCTGCTATAGCTTCGACTCCACACGAACTCGTTATAAATGCGATAAAAGTTGCTCAAGAGGCTTCAGCAGATGCAATTTACGTTGCTTGCACAATACTTTCAACTCTTCCTATTCTTGACAAGCTTTCCGGAAGGCTTCCCGTTGTTACCGCCGCCTCTGCTACTGTCGACAAGGTTAAAGAGACTATTAATCTCAGAAACAATGTTTAAGAAGTCTCTAGCCCATAAAGTGAATGCTTTATCTTTATCCAGGTCTGTAAAGCCATAAGGATGAATTACTCTTGATATGTTAGCGTATATTCTCATTAAATTTGTAGTACTCTTTCCTGTTATGTATTCTGCTAGGCCTATTAATGCACTAGCCTTAGGCATAGCTAAGGTAAAATAATCTGCTTGTCTGTGACAGAACTTACATTTTGCGGAAATTCCTAGTCTTAAATTATCTTCTAGTTCATCAATGCTTATCGAATATTTTTGGAATTTTAGATGCTTTCTGCAAACAGGAGCACCCATTAAATAAACTGAGTACTTGTCAAGTTTTAGTGTCCTTCTTGCAGCTTTCTTTATTCTTCCTATTCCTTCGCTTGCAGCCCTTATAATGTAACCTTCATCAACTAAAATATGCCATTGTCTTTCCTTAAGTAACTCTAGGTATTTTTCTTCAGTAGCTGAGACGAAAATTGATAACGAAGCTCTTTCTATTATGAATCTATTACTCTCTTCCGCAGATCTTAGATAACCTGCTAATGCGTTCTTATAGCCGCTGTACATTGCGGAAATAATATCCTCAGCAAACAGAATTCCCTCAAGAAGTTTTTCTTCTTCCTTGATCTTTTTTCTTACATAACTCTTAAAGCCAGGATAAGCTTTAGGAGCATTATTTATTAATTGTAAAGTTCCGTCCTTTCTCTCTAAGAATTTCATTATCTTTTCGCACTTTTCTGTTCTGCATTCCACTAGAAAATCTACGCAATTGAATTATCAAATTTTTCGCATTTCTGCAACATCAGAAAATCTTACGTTTCCTTAATCGTTAAGGTAGATAGGAATAAGAAGGTTTTAGGGAAAGAGTTAAGGTAATCTTGTGAAAAATTTCCCTAATATCGCCAAAAAGTTTTTAAGGAATGACGTAAAGTAATCTCACATGACTAGTGTAAAGTTCAAGTATAAGGGAGAGGAGAAGGAAGTAGATATATCAAAAGTAAAGAAAGTATGGAGAGTAGGAAAGATGGTATCCTTTACCTACGACGATAACGGTAAGACGGGTAGAGGAGCAGTTAGCGAGAAAGACGCGCCAAAAGAACTACTAGACAAGTTAGAGAAGAAATAAATAGGATTAAAAAGAAATTGAATATAAATTATATATTATTTTTATTTTTGTTCTGAATAACTTTTTCCTAAAATTTTAGCTATTGTGAATAACACTCCTATACCTTTCTGTACATCATCATCGGTCATTTGCTTCACTATACCTCCTAAAGTAACCTTAGGAGGATTAGAGAGTAATTTTGTAGCTTCTTCGCTGTTTAGTGCTTTCATTACTTTTAATACTGACGGGTTTAATGCGTAGTTTAAGAACTCTTGTGCTCTTGGTAAAAAGTCTAAGAGTAACGATAGTGTACTGCCTATGTTCGTAATTGCATCATCTGTTAACGCATCCCTTAAGCTCTTTAATGCGTAAGCAAAATTAACTAGAGTATCAAAAGCTCCGCTTTCCTTTAATTCCTTAAGCCTTGTCACTATATAATTTAAGGTGCTAGATTGGTCAATTATTGAGTTTACATCATCAACATGATAACTTGTAGTCGATAAGAGCAGCATTAATGTTGATACCATATTACCTAAGTTTTGAACAGAATCATCATTTAGTGCATCCTTTAGCGACTTTATTGCATAGGAAAAGTTTACTATTGCGTCCAGTGCTCCGCTTTCCTTTAATTCTTTAATTTTTTCTAAAGATTCATTAATTGTTGGTAGATAATCTAAAAATTTTGAAAGTTCTTCTGCCTTTTTCTCATCAATTTTTGAAGTTAATTTTTCCACTGCCGCCGTTTTTATCACCTCAGACTATCGCCTTTGCTGTTACTGTCCAGTATAACTTATTGTATAGTAACTTACCCCACCAGTGAACATAAGATGGAGGCGGAGGTATTGGAGGATTATTATAATTGAACCTAATGTATGTTCCTGAGTCTAGTCCTGTAGCAATGTAGCAGAACACTGAACCGTCAAATAACTTTGACGCTCCGTTCCCTCTAATATCATTCACTATATTTCCTGAAACGATGTAAGATTCGAAATCTGCGGTCGATCCTGCCTTAGAGATTGGTAAGTCAGTTGTGTCTCCTATTATGTAAACGTTGGATTGATCCTTCATCCTTAAGGTTAGTTTATCAGTAGGAATCCAATTTCTCCT
This genomic interval from Acidianus sp. HS-5 contains the following:
- a CDS encoding glycosyltransferase family 4 protein; amino-acid sequence: MDIIFINHRDLYHPNAGGAENVIYEIGKRLEGVTWLAEEVKGRPKVEYLNGIKIIRKGNKFTLHLYSLKEAKNHEIVIDSIAHAVPFFSYLVNKKAIALVHHVHQDVVKFELNPFLAEAVRVAERRIRNYKYIISVSNTTKQDLIKKLKVDERRITVIYNGVDHEKFKPGEKSEKPIVFWIGRMMKYKNPFDVIEVKRRVKNRNVKFVVAGGGELSAEFGEIAKKEGIYYLGKIDEKTKIDLYKKSWVILSTSFIEGWGMTIVEANSCGTPAVAYSTGSLPEIIKNDINGFIVPYKDTETIAKYIDYLTSDDNVMKELSRKSYEESLKYDWNKTTEEYKRYIERIKAY
- a CDS encoding maleate cis-trans isomerase — its product is MISLILSEENPTLPNDIKLVFEDVKVFYMKYYPGHGIRKDEQDRMYKELSLIKSEVEKGDAIIYARSYGVFYRDGMSKLKKFFSRPVVISTEAIIDRLRELGAKKVYVVTPYNQRRHDYEIKWIQGFGFQVVGSIALGRTGGPAIASTPHELVINAIKVAQEASADAIYVACTILSTLPILDKLSGRLPVVTAASATVDKVKETINLRNNV
- a CDS encoding DUF711 family protein, which gives rise to MKYSADEIIEVIRMLSEEDLDIRSVTLSINTLPFLSDDINRVLEKFESLNTILEKFSSTVDQVSEKFGVKIVTKRVSISPVQYFLEVTGESGGIKIGEKLEKLAENNKIDYISGYSAFADRGFTKGSLAVMNTLAEVMNSTAKLTGMINAASTFSGVNSEAVRKFVDQIFSMKPEASSRVSILSNVPPDSPFVPSAHHGIGMPDMMINVAVSGPGVIENAIRRSSPSSLDELHDVIRRSAFKISRLGELIGSAVSREMGVAFGSVDLSLAPSPKVGDSVAGIIEAMGIEKMGGHGSLSALAILMDAIKKGGSMATSHVGGLSSAFIPVSEDSIMAERALEGYVDFFTLLALSSVCNSGIDMVGVSKKQGRDKVVGLIMDVLSLGITLNKILGVRVIPVDSEPGTIIDLGGLLGKVVVMRLKGVNVERFTSLNGFIPNTIKRLETG
- a CDS encoding ACT domain-containing protein; this encodes MENAVVVVVGADKPGIVAGISSKLAEENVNIVDISQTVLRGIFAMIMLVDISKSKIPLSEIRKELQQKGKELNVEVLVYHEEVFKYMERI
- the sul7d gene encoding Sul7d family chromatin protein, translating into MTSVKFKYKGEEKEVDISKVKKVWRVGKMVSFTYDDNGKTGRGAVSEKDAPKELLDKLEKK
- a CDS encoding DUF1641 domain-containing protein codes for the protein MIKTAAVEKLTSKIDEKKAEELSKFLDYLPTINESLEKIKELKESGALDAIVNFSYAIKSLKDALNDDSVQNLGNMVSTLMLLLSTTSYHVDDVNSIIDQSSTLNYIVTRLKELKESGAFDTLVNFAYALKSLRDALTDDAITNIGSTLSLLLDFLPRAQEFLNYALNPSVLKVMKALNSEEATKLLSNPPKVTLGGIVKQMTDDDVQKGIGVLFTIAKILGKSYSEQK
- a CDS encoding carboxypeptidase M32 gives rise to the protein MLEDILEEYKKVWALDHALALMGWDLETYMPQEGSKYRGEATAQILTLRRNEMMKFADNVDKIDDNKLEDKEKGIVRVLRREIKYYRAVPKEIDEELARLTSDAFISWSKAKNEENFSIFKPYLEKIVELERKIAESLGYEKHPYNALLDLYEEGLTIDDTDKIFSSLLPELKYILEKILSSGYYPNHHPLEDMAYDVEVMKKVNEEIINILEMPRSKFRLDISPHPFTQRISAGDVRITTRYEGKDFRATMFSVIHESGHAMYELQIDPNLEMTPVGKGVSSGIHESQSRFWENIIGRSREFVSIVYPLLKRFLDLKYDEEEIYKYFNVVRPSLIRVDADEVTYNLHIAIRYEIEKKLIADELKVEEIPSLWNELSEKYLGIRPKNDAEGVLQDVHWSGGSFGYFPTYTIGNVVAGMIYAKFNVLEKVKERKFNEIKDYLKEKIHKYGAIYPPKVLLEKSFGDAYNPGYLIKYLKEKYLSK